From Methanocella paludicola SANAE, a single genomic window includes:
- a CDS encoding sugar O-acetyltransferase, with amino-acid sequence MKTEREKMLAGELYDASDSELVALRLRARRLLYVYNNTTPDEPDKRTAILQDLFGKLKKPIEIEPPFYCDYGPNIHAGERLYMNFGCVVLDCGEVRIGDGVLCGPYVQIYGAYHPTEPGIRRTRLELGAPVHIGNNVWIGGGAIIGPGVHIGDNTTIGAGSVVVRDVPSNVVAAGNPCKILKRL; translated from the coding sequence ATGAAGACCGAGAGAGAAAAGATGCTGGCCGGCGAGCTCTACGACGCTTCGGACAGCGAGCTCGTAGCCCTGCGCCTGAGGGCACGGCGGCTGTTGTACGTTTACAATAACACCACGCCCGACGAGCCCGACAAGCGGACGGCCATACTCCAGGACCTTTTCGGGAAGCTGAAGAAGCCGATTGAGATCGAGCCCCCGTTCTATTGCGACTACGGCCCGAACATCCATGCCGGCGAGCGGCTCTACATGAACTTCGGGTGCGTGGTGCTCGACTGCGGAGAGGTGCGGATAGGCGACGGAGTACTTTGCGGGCCATACGTGCAGATATATGGCGCGTACCATCCCACGGAACCCGGGATAAGAAGAACAAGGCTAGAGCTTGGGGCGCCCGTGCATATCGGCAATAACGTGTGGATCGGAGGCGGGGCGATCATAGGCCCGGGAGTTCACATAGGCGACAACACGACCATCGGCGCGGGCAGCGTCGTCGTCAGGGACGTCCCCTCGAACGTCGTGGCGGCCGGCAACCCGTGCAAAATATTAAAGAGACTTTAA
- the hypB gene encoding hydrogenase nickel incorporation protein HypB, protein MHKVEVNVGANVTEANRREAEENREHLDEHGVKAVDILGAVGSGKTMLIEKLTPILQKRGMKVGAIVGDCYGDDDYQRIHSLKIPTQNLNTGTECHLDAHMVHHALHKLPLDDINFLFIENVGNMVCPTDFPVGSHKRVVIVSVTEGDDVVNKHPAMFRECEIGIINKVDLAEAVGASVERMERDMKRHNSNIKILKTNLKKGVGVEELADMLLKN, encoded by the coding sequence TTGCACAAAGTCGAAGTCAATGTAGGCGCCAACGTCACCGAGGCCAACCGCAGGGAGGCCGAGGAGAACCGCGAGCACCTGGACGAGCACGGCGTTAAGGCCGTGGACATTCTCGGGGCGGTGGGCTCGGGTAAGACCATGCTCATCGAGAAGCTGACCCCCATATTACAAAAGCGGGGCATGAAGGTAGGCGCCATTGTCGGGGACTGCTATGGCGACGACGACTACCAGCGCATCCACTCGTTAAAAATACCCACGCAGAACCTGAACACGGGCACAGAGTGCCACCTGGACGCCCACATGGTCCACCATGCGCTCCACAAGCTCCCGCTGGACGACATAAACTTCTTATTCATCGAGAACGTCGGCAACATGGTCTGCCCCACGGACTTCCCCGTCGGCAGCCACAAGCGCGTCGTCATCGTGAGCGTCACGGAAGGCGACGACGTGGTCAACAAGCACCCCGCCATGTTCAGGGAGTGCGAGATCGGCATCATCAACAAGGTCGACCTGGCCGAGGCGGTGGGCGCGAGCGTCGAGAGGATGGAGAGGGACATGAAGCGCCACAACTCGAACATTAAGATCCTCAAGACCAACCTGAAGAAGGGAGTCGGCGTAGAAGAGCTGGCCGACATGCTCCTGAAGAACTAA
- a CDS encoding ATPase domain-containing protein, with protein MGLATVNTDIAGFDALLGGGIPKGSTVLVSGPPGSGKTVMALQYTFNQARKGGRVLFVSTCELLYSINKFASTMSFFDLGLVRTGVNLDFYGPREEGGFVEFWDYSLGTIMEGECTGDIFDVIQERVSSHRIDHLVVDSITAVHLFLGSDVERHQKLLLFLGWASRSGCTTIFTAERDGVERMLVDAIVDLRRHGAGAPGGLEVSLRTIEVVKLRGQEHCFGRYLYNISKDGVTVLDPGTGSPPAGETAKTGISDLDDIISGMPYGSSWHFEVREEALYRPIMDAMIRETLASGDGLVYMASAGDDLSLESFRKRFGPETELKGRLAIMDPFNIPVPDKLKEFVVTADMGESGHASSRQRLMKGKRCRIIANAGSMEKALGVQEALKTLDYALGRARGKSDILAVFSGPACTLSADISASSDGVVDVWDYGGYALLRVRKAPYAKSFEPYVARLEDGQLRLKRL; from the coding sequence ATGGGATTGGCCACAGTGAATACCGATATTGCCGGGTTCGACGCGCTCCTCGGAGGGGGCATACCGAAAGGCTCGACCGTGCTCGTTTCCGGCCCGCCCGGCTCGGGCAAGACCGTGATGGCGCTCCAGTACACGTTCAACCAGGCCCGGAAGGGCGGCCGCGTGCTTTTTGTAAGTACTTGCGAGCTTTTATATTCAATTAACAAGTTCGCTTCCACGATGTCCTTTTTCGACCTGGGCCTGGTGAGGACCGGCGTAAACCTCGACTTCTACGGCCCCCGCGAGGAGGGCGGCTTCGTCGAGTTCTGGGACTACTCGCTCGGGACGATCATGGAGGGCGAGTGTACGGGCGATATCTTCGACGTCATCCAGGAGCGGGTCAGCTCCCACCGTATCGATCACCTGGTCGTCGATTCCATTACGGCCGTGCATTTGTTCCTCGGCAGCGACGTGGAGCGGCACCAGAAGCTTTTATTGTTCTTAGGATGGGCATCCCGCTCGGGATGCACGACGATATTTACCGCGGAGCGGGATGGCGTGGAGCGCATGCTCGTCGACGCCATCGTAGACCTGAGAAGGCATGGTGCGGGAGCCCCGGGAGGGCTCGAAGTGTCGCTCAGGACGATCGAGGTCGTAAAGCTCAGGGGGCAGGAGCACTGCTTCGGGCGGTACTTATACAACATTTCAAAGGACGGCGTAACTGTGCTTGACCCGGGCACGGGCAGCCCGCCCGCGGGGGAGACTGCGAAAACCGGCATCTCTGACCTCGACGATATAATATCGGGGATGCCATACGGCTCTTCGTGGCATTTCGAAGTGCGTGAGGAAGCGCTCTACAGGCCCATAATGGATGCGATGATAAGGGAGACGCTCGCCTCCGGCGACGGCCTTGTATACATGGCATCGGCGGGCGATGACCTTTCGCTCGAATCGTTCAGGAAGCGTTTCGGGCCCGAAACGGAGCTGAAAGGCCGTCTGGCCATCATGGACCCCTTCAACATTCCCGTGCCGGATAAGCTCAAGGAGTTCGTGGTCACGGCAGATATGGGAGAATCGGGCCATGCATCGTCGAGGCAGCGCCTGATGAAAGGCAAGCGGTGCCGCATCATCGCCAACGCTGGCAGCATGGAGAAAGCTCTCGGCGTTCAAGAGGCATTGAAGACGCTCGATTATGCGCTGGGCCGTGCCCGGGGCAAGAGCGACATCCTGGCCGTATTTAGCGGCCCGGCGTGTACGCTTTCGGCCGATATTTCGGCATCGTCTGACGGTGTGGTCGACGTCTGGGACTACGGCGGCTATGCGCTGCTGCGGGTGAGAAAGGCGCCCTACGCAAAAAGTTTTGAGCCCTATGTCGCCCGGCTCGAAGATGGGCAGTTGCGGCTGAAGCGGCTCTAA
- a CDS encoding TraB/GumN family protein, with translation MEGQADTHAETRISPNPMDNIMLVGTAHVSEKSVKEVEEAIEAYKPDVVAVELDIRRARVLKEGDQGQKEIPIKELLKGNNLALFLMQTLLAFVQRKVGAEMGVKPGSEMLAAIEAANARGLGVVYIDRDLGITLARFWAKMSFREKFRMFYSLVLASLGIGTKDVDIEQITQEDVVSSLIEELREFTPSVAEVLVDERDAYLAHNLLEIGKTKRVVGVVGAGHREGIRKYLEHPETIPPIASISDVPKKRHIPWLKIFSGLVVLSVVFVFLLLILSGIPLEQLLLALGVLFLVQGTLSALFVAAVGGHWKSIATAFGLAWYAFINPVLAIGWLAGVVEATQYPPTMEDLNTLLGTDDEAGVIETLKKMFKNKLFKAIAIAAMANVGSMLGTVIGAAILVYYFHITDPVQLLQAGVSNGYHAISSWLASIRL, from the coding sequence ATGGAAGGACAGGCGGACACACACGCTGAAACACGCATTTCTCCGAACCCCATGGATAACATCATGCTCGTGGGCACCGCCCACGTGTCGGAGAAGAGCGTAAAGGAAGTTGAGGAGGCCATCGAGGCCTACAAGCCCGACGTGGTCGCCGTCGAGCTCGACATACGCCGTGCCCGGGTTCTCAAAGAAGGCGATCAGGGCCAAAAGGAAATACCCATAAAAGAATTGCTTAAGGGCAACAACCTGGCTCTATTTTTAATGCAGACACTGTTAGCATTCGTCCAGCGTAAGGTCGGCGCCGAAATGGGCGTAAAGCCCGGCTCCGAGATGCTGGCCGCTATTGAAGCCGCGAACGCCAGGGGCCTGGGAGTGGTGTACATCGACAGGGACCTGGGCATCACGCTGGCCCGGTTCTGGGCGAAGATGTCGTTCCGCGAAAAGTTCAGGATGTTCTACTCGCTCGTCCTGGCGTCGCTGGGCATCGGCACCAAGGACGTCGACATCGAACAGATAACGCAAGAGGACGTGGTCTCGAGCCTGATCGAGGAGCTCAGGGAATTCACGCCGTCGGTCGCCGAAGTCCTCGTGGACGAGCGCGACGCGTACCTGGCACATAATCTATTAGAGATCGGAAAGACAAAGCGCGTGGTCGGAGTCGTCGGTGCCGGGCACCGTGAAGGCATCCGGAAATACCTGGAGCACCCGGAGACCATCCCGCCCATCGCGTCCATCTCGGACGTCCCTAAAAAGCGGCACATCCCCTGGCTGAAGATCTTCAGCGGGCTGGTAGTCCTTTCGGTCGTGTTCGTATTTTTGTTGCTCATACTTTCGGGCATACCTCTGGAGCAGCTTCTCCTGGCGCTTGGCGTGCTGTTCCTGGTGCAGGGCACCCTGTCGGCGCTGTTCGTCGCCGCCGTAGGCGGCCACTGGAAGTCGATCGCGACCGCGTTCGGCCTGGCCTGGTACGCCTTCATCAACCCCGTCCTGGCCATCGGCTGGCTGGCGGGCGTCGTGGAGGCCACCCAGTATCCCCCGACCATGGAGGACCTGAACACGCTCCTCGGCACCGACGATGAGGCCGGAGTCATCGAAACGCTGAAGAAGATGTTCAAGAATAAATTGTTCAAGGCCATCGCCATTGCGGCCATGGCGAACGTGGGCAGCATGCTGGGCACGGTCATCGGCGCCGCCATCCTGGTGTACTACTTCCACATCACCGACCCGGTGCAGCTTCTGCAGGCCGGCGTCAGCAACGGGTATCATGCTATCAGCTCGTGGCTCGCGTCGATCCGGCTATAA
- a CDS encoding tRNA(His) guanylyltransferase Thg1 family protein, whose protein sequence is MADERFKVKEIYKDIKALPPVIVRADGRNFKESLARLKFKKPYDLKFEKAMVSAGHALMESSGLGPLWVYTFSDELNVFFSELPFDGRVEKLDSVVPSFLSSALTLALGVKTPLAFDARVVPLHYEDVSGYLQWRQAEAWRNHMQSYGFYTLVKDGLAEKYASKTLRGMKFEDIHEMMWQRGINLNETPAWQRKGVFIYRKMVMKEGYDPVKKKKVRARRAEVEESWDPPLFGSKEGEAFLKSLKSL, encoded by the coding sequence ATGGCCGACGAGCGATTCAAGGTAAAGGAGATATACAAGGACATCAAGGCGCTGCCGCCCGTCATCGTGCGGGCGGACGGGAGGAACTTCAAGGAGTCCCTGGCCCGGCTAAAATTTAAAAAGCCATACGACCTGAAGTTCGAAAAGGCCATGGTTTCCGCGGGTCATGCGCTCATGGAGTCCAGCGGCCTGGGGCCGCTCTGGGTGTACACGTTCTCCGACGAGCTCAATGTCTTCTTCAGCGAGCTTCCGTTCGACGGAAGGGTGGAGAAGCTGGACTCGGTGGTGCCCTCGTTTTTATCCAGCGCCCTGACGCTGGCTTTAGGCGTGAAGACGCCCCTGGCGTTCGACGCCCGCGTCGTGCCCCTGCATTACGAGGACGTATCGGGGTACCTGCAGTGGAGGCAGGCGGAGGCGTGGCGTAACCACATGCAGTCCTATGGCTTTTACACGCTCGTTAAGGATGGCCTGGCCGAGAAGTACGCCTCGAAAACGCTGCGGGGCATGAAGTTCGAGGACATCCACGAGATGATGTGGCAGCGCGGCATCAACCTGAACGAGACGCCCGCCTGGCAGCGTAAGGGCGTGTTCATCTATAGAAAGATGGTAATGAAGGAAGGGTACGACCCCGTCAAGAAGAAAAAGGTCCGGGCCCGGCGGGCCGAGGTGGAGGAGTCCTGGGACCCCCCGCTCTTCGGCTCGAAAGAGGGCGAGGCGTTCCTTAAAAGCTTAAAGTCTCTTTAA
- a CDS encoding CBS domain-containing protein — protein MVSSLKIGSVMGIPIKLHVTFLLILPFIAFAFATSPPPLGFSNVPDIWIRIGLSLIGAILLFACVLIHELAHSYIAVHNGIKIGGITLFLFGGVSEMEDIPRNPAVEMFMAFVGPATSMVLGVIFAAIYFLVPGMKSDPYTGTMVALLAYMNIALAIFNILPAFPMDGGRVLRGFLAKRMPYIKATRIAVSVGKLFAYILALLGILTWPTGLWFIVIALFIYMAAGEEERSTTTSMTLEGIKVKDIMTTDVHTLDVGTTVAQAIDTMFRLKHLGYPVVEAGKMVGIVTLNDVSRVPVEARATTPVRDIMTRNVITLKPDDDAFTALQKLSTNKIGRLVVMDGGQMAGIVSRTDMLKALELYEVARAGVTSPNA, from the coding sequence ATGGTCTCGTCGCTTAAAATCGGCAGCGTAATGGGCATTCCCATCAAGCTGCACGTAACTTTTTTACTCATCCTGCCATTTATCGCCTTCGCCTTCGCGACCTCTCCCCCGCCCCTCGGGTTCAGCAACGTTCCCGATATTTGGATCCGCATAGGCCTCAGCCTCATCGGGGCGATCCTGCTCTTCGCCTGCGTCCTCATCCACGAGCTGGCGCACTCCTACATCGCCGTGCATAACGGCATAAAGATCGGCGGGATCACGCTCTTCCTGTTCGGCGGCGTCTCGGAGATGGAGGATATACCGAGGAACCCCGCGGTGGAGATGTTCATGGCCTTCGTGGGGCCGGCGACCAGCATGGTGCTAGGGGTCATATTTGCGGCCATATACTTCCTCGTGCCGGGCATGAAAAGCGACCCGTATACTGGCACAATGGTCGCGCTCCTGGCGTACATGAACATCGCCCTCGCCATATTCAACATCCTCCCGGCCTTCCCCATGGACGGCGGCCGGGTCCTTCGAGGCTTTCTGGCGAAGCGGATGCCGTACATCAAGGCCACCCGAATAGCGGTCAGCGTGGGCAAGCTGTTCGCCTACATCCTGGCGCTCCTCGGCATCCTGACATGGCCGACCGGCCTCTGGTTCATCGTCATCGCGCTCTTCATTTACATGGCGGCAGGCGAGGAGGAGCGCTCGACTACGACGTCCATGACCCTGGAGGGCATAAAAGTAAAAGACATCATGACCACTGACGTGCACACGCTCGATGTCGGCACGACGGTGGCGCAGGCCATCGATACGATGTTCAGGCTCAAGCACCTGGGCTACCCGGTTGTCGAGGCAGGCAAGATGGTGGGCATCGTGACGCTGAACGACGTGTCCCGGGTGCCGGTGGAAGCGCGGGCCACGACTCCCGTCCGGGATATCATGACCAGAAACGTTATTACGCTGAAGCCCGATGATGATGCGTTCACGGCGCTTCAGAAGCTGTCGACGAACAAGATCGGGCGCCTCGTGGTGATGGACGGCGGGCAGATGGCGGGCATCGTCTCGAGGACGGACATGCTCAAGGCGCTGGAGCTTTACGAGGTGGCCAGGGCCGGAGTAACCAGTCCCAACGCTTAA
- a CDS encoding MDR family MFS transporter — MSMIQNLKLPAYDRRLWILFFGMALNQFGMSIVMPFISIYLYYYQGVSAGLVGFAMFASSFVGAIFQFVGGEMCDRMGRRFTFILGLSILITSFLLLGWAVGAKAHYGLYLLILCMTRVATGLFRPIPNIIATDLVPPQKRLEAFSLLRIGQNAGFALGPMVGGVMAMLSYSSMFYFTAVTSTIYLLLVIFFISDTRTCIPARRFTLKDLRRIPDDRPFMVFSILVFLVSVVYSQMYSPLSVYSKGFVGIPEVEIGMLFAINGIMVVVAQYFVTRLTDRYRLTLSMALGVTLYALGFGLVAFSHNFLMLALCIFIVTLGELTYMPPQTTLTANLSTEENRGRYQGFSGLTSTLGFAVGPLLGGVLLDHLPGMYVWLIVGTAGLGCALSFIYLRKLVPHNKNGSYVLK; from the coding sequence ATGTCCATGATACAGAACCTCAAGCTTCCGGCATATGACCGCAGGCTATGGATACTGTTCTTCGGCATGGCCCTCAACCAGTTCGGCATGTCCATCGTGATGCCTTTCATCTCGATATACCTGTACTATTACCAGGGCGTATCGGCCGGCCTCGTGGGGTTCGCCATGTTCGCCTCCTCGTTCGTCGGGGCCATCTTCCAGTTCGTTGGGGGCGAGATGTGCGACCGTATGGGGAGGCGGTTCACGTTCATCCTGGGCCTGTCCATCCTGATAACGAGCTTCCTGCTGCTGGGGTGGGCCGTTGGCGCTAAGGCTCATTATGGGCTTTACCTGCTCATATTATGCATGACCCGCGTGGCCACCGGGCTCTTCCGCCCCATACCGAACATTATCGCCACCGATCTTGTGCCTCCCCAAAAGCGGCTAGAAGCCTTCAGTTTATTACGTATCGGGCAGAACGCAGGATTCGCCCTCGGCCCCATGGTAGGCGGGGTCATGGCCATGCTCTCCTACTCGTCCATGTTCTACTTCACGGCCGTCACCAGCACTATTTACCTGCTCCTGGTCATCTTTTTCATCAGCGACACGAGGACGTGCATCCCCGCCAGGCGGTTCACATTAAAGGACCTGCGCAGGATCCCGGACGACCGGCCCTTTATGGTCTTCTCGATCCTGGTGTTCCTCGTCTCGGTCGTCTACTCCCAGATGTACTCGCCCCTGTCCGTTTACTCCAAGGGATTCGTGGGGATCCCCGAGGTCGAGATAGGCATGCTTTTCGCCATTAACGGTATCATGGTCGTGGTGGCGCAGTACTTCGTCACCAGGCTCACGGACCGCTACAGGCTCACGCTCTCGATGGCCCTGGGCGTGACGCTCTACGCGCTGGGCTTCGGGTTGGTCGCGTTCTCGCACAACTTCCTCATGCTGGCCCTGTGCATCTTTATCGTTACGCTGGGCGAATTAACGTACATGCCCCCGCAGACCACGCTGACGGCCAACCTGTCCACCGAGGAGAACCGGGGGCGCTACCAGGGCTTCAGCGGGCTTACGAGCACCCTGGGCTTTGCCGTCGGGCCGCTGCTGGGCGGAGTTCTCCTTGACCACCTGCCGGGTATGTACGTTTGGCTCATCGTCGGGACGGCGGGCTTAGGCTGTGCCCTCAGCTTTATTTATTTAAGAAAGCTAGTCCCGCATAATAAGAACGGCTCGTATGTGCTAAAATAA
- a CDS encoding PQQ-dependent sugar dehydrogenase yields the protein MLYTALFALALLIVISLVFIFFNPSVEGNSDLHLDTIKLPAGFRIDVYSDGVPGARSMTWGTNGTLFVGTRDEGKVYAITSKDGKTADGVIVIAEGLNQPNGVAFRNGSLYVAEVSRILRYDNIEASLKSPPEPVVVSDAFPSDAWHGWKFIRFGPDGKLYVPVGAPCNVCERPDPYATIMRMNPDGSGLEVYARGIRNTVGFDWDANGSLWFTDNGRDYLGNDIPPDELDHAPTIGMNFGFPYCHGMNISDPEYGSGHNCSEFTAPVLELGPHVAALGMRFYDGAMFPSGYNEQIFIAEHGSWNRDTPIGYRVTLVRLKNGSPVSYEVFAEGWLQNGTAWGRPVDVEVAPDGALLVSDDKAGAIYRISYG from the coding sequence ATGTTATATACTGCGCTCTTTGCGCTTGCCCTGCTTATCGTCATATCCCTGGTATTCATCTTCTTCAATCCGTCAGTCGAAGGTAATAGCGACCTCCACCTGGACACCATCAAGCTGCCGGCCGGATTCAGGATCGACGTGTACTCGGATGGCGTGCCCGGCGCAAGGTCGATGACATGGGGGACGAACGGCACTTTATTCGTGGGTACTCGTGACGAGGGCAAGGTTTACGCGATCACCTCGAAGGACGGCAAAACGGCAGACGGGGTCATCGTGATCGCCGAGGGGCTGAACCAGCCCAACGGCGTAGCGTTCCGCAATGGCTCCCTATACGTGGCCGAAGTGAGTCGAATATTGCGCTACGACAATATCGAGGCCAGCCTGAAGAGCCCGCCCGAGCCCGTCGTAGTGAGCGACGCGTTCCCCTCTGATGCGTGGCACGGCTGGAAGTTCATCCGCTTCGGACCTGACGGTAAATTGTACGTGCCGGTGGGCGCGCCGTGTAACGTATGCGAGCGGCCGGACCCGTACGCTACCATCATGCGGATGAACCCGGACGGCAGCGGCCTGGAAGTTTACGCCCGGGGCATACGGAACACCGTGGGCTTCGACTGGGACGCGAACGGCAGCCTGTGGTTCACCGATAACGGCCGGGACTACCTGGGAAATGATATCCCGCCCGACGAGCTTGACCATGCGCCGACGATCGGGATGAACTTCGGCTTCCCCTATTGCCATGGCATGAATATATCCGACCCGGAGTATGGCTCTGGGCATAATTGTTCGGAGTTCACCGCCCCTGTGCTTGAGCTGGGCCCGCATGTTGCCGCTCTGGGGATGCGGTTCTATGATGGCGCAATGTTCCCATCCGGTTATAATGAGCAGATCTTCATCGCCGAGCACGGCTCCTGGAACCGGGATACGCCCATCGGGTACCGGGTCACGCTGGTGAGGCTGAAGAACGGCTCGCCCGTCTCGTATGAAGTGTTCGCCGAAGGGTGGCTTCAGAACGGCACGGCATGGGGAAGGCCCGTGGACGTAGAAGTTGCGCCCGATGGGGCACTGCTGGTCTCCGACGATAAGGCCGGGGCCATCTACCGGATCAGCTATGGCTGA
- a CDS encoding PRC-barrel domain-containing protein codes for MIADITSLFDLNVYTDKGKYVGKVQDVQLEANERKISGLALGNINKDMFDVETRGVIIPYRWVLAAGDIVIIRQPNVNLGEKSEEAEEM; via the coding sequence ATGATTGCTGATATCACCTCTTTATTCGACCTGAACGTCTATACGGACAAGGGAAAATACGTGGGGAAGGTGCAGGATGTCCAGCTTGAGGCGAACGAGAGGAAGATCTCAGGCCTCGCGCTGGGGAACATTAATAAGGACATGTTCGACGTTGAGACAAGGGGCGTCATTATCCCCTACAGGTGGGTGCTCGCGGCCGGCGATATCGTCATTATCAGGCAGCCGAACGTGAACCTGGGCGAGAAGAGCGAAGAAGCTGAGGAGATGTAA
- a CDS encoding epoxyqueuosine reductase codes for MSLLTDLEDLARDEGADFFGVADLAPARDAILDQGGEIVAGYPRAISLGFRLFDPLVDQLPGRRERAVAVSYRLHCYDVINQRLDLLASRLSSVIQRSGYKAFPVPSSARASDEKICAVFSHKMAAHLAGLGWIGKSCLLVTPEAGPRVRWTTILTDAPLKAGTPMDTRCGDCRDCVDACPVKAFTGRDFTEAEPREARYDARRCEKYLNGLEASTGYGVCGMCLNICPHGKKVEK; via the coding sequence ATGAGCCTGCTCACTGACCTTGAAGACCTGGCGAGGGACGAGGGCGCCGACTTTTTCGGCGTGGCCGACCTGGCGCCCGCTCGCGATGCCATATTAGATCAGGGAGGCGAGATCGTCGCCGGTTATCCCCGGGCCATATCCCTCGGCTTCAGGCTATTCGACCCGCTCGTGGACCAGCTACCCGGGAGGCGAGAGAGGGCTGTAGCCGTAAGCTACCGGCTACATTGCTACGATGTCATCAACCAGAGGCTGGACCTGCTGGCCTCAAGGCTCTCGAGCGTCATCCAGCGCTCGGGATATAAGGCATTCCCGGTGCCCTCGTCGGCCAGGGCCAGTGACGAGAAGATCTGCGCCGTATTCTCGCATAAGATGGCCGCGCACCTGGCGGGCCTCGGCTGGATCGGGAAAAGTTGCCTTTTAGTGACGCCTGAAGCCGGGCCGAGAGTGCGCTGGACCACCATATTGACGGACGCCCCGCTGAAGGCGGGGACGCCCATGGACACGAGGTGCGGCGACTGCCGGGATTGCGTGGATGCCTGCCCTGTAAAGGCCTTTACAGGCAGAGATTTTACTGAGGCAGAGCCCAGGGAGGCGAGGTACGACGCGAGGCGGTGCGAAAAGTACCTGAACGGCCTGGAAGCGTCCACGGGATACGGCGTCTGCGGCATGTGTCTCAACATATGCCCGCATGGTAAAAAAGTCGAAAAATAA
- a CDS encoding hemerythrin domain-containing protein, giving the protein MAQMQGHMLPIGELMIEHRLIDRMLKLMRIELDRIGAYGKADPELIESMATFMKEYADICHHGKEEQILFPRLSEKQISPDMARMVEDLVQEHRFVRNLTNELVRANDLYINGRPEGRAGIISSLNSIVEFYPRHVEKEEKHFFIPAMGYFSDAEKDAMLLMFREFDDRLLYDEFRMMVSAMEDQWHAPPPGK; this is encoded by the coding sequence ATGGCTCAAATGCAGGGGCACATGCTTCCCATCGGCGAGCTGATGATCGAGCACCGGCTTATCGACCGCATGTTGAAGCTGATGAGGATCGAGCTGGACCGTATCGGCGCCTACGGCAAGGCGGACCCGGAGCTCATCGAGTCCATGGCCACGTTCATGAAGGAGTACGCGGACATCTGCCATCACGGCAAGGAGGAACAGATACTGTTCCCCCGGCTTTCAGAAAAGCAGATCTCGCCCGACATGGCGAGGATGGTGGAAGACCTGGTGCAGGAGCACAGGTTCGTCAGGAACCTCACGAACGAGCTGGTCAGGGCGAACGACCTGTACATTAACGGCAGGCCCGAGGGCAGGGCCGGCATCATTTCGAGCCTCAACAGCATCGTGGAGTTCTACCCGAGGCACGTCGAGAAGGAGGAGAAGCACTTTTTCATCCCGGCCATGGGCTACTTTTCCGATGCCGAGAAGGACGCCATGCTCCTGATGTTCCGGGAGTTCGACGACCGGCTGCTATACGACGAGTTCCGGATGATGGTCTCGGCCATGGAGGACCAGTGGCATGCCCCACCTCCTGGAAAATAA
- the purC gene encoding phosphoribosylaminoimidazolesuccinocarboxamide synthase, with translation MKGDALYSGKAKTVYATTDPKRYIVKFRDDVTAGDGAKKANMKGKGYYNAQISAKLFKLLADNGISTHYIKMVSEDEMLVHACDMVKIEVIPRNYAAGSIVRKYGFKEGQKFDPTLIVMDYKNDAAHDPMLNDDIAIALGIASDKEIRKIRKISLRVNEILQQFFDERGLLLPDFKLEFGKVDKKIVVADEISPDTMRLWKKDTRQSLDKDVFRFDKGDLMAAYDEAAKLIVPEIFK, from the coding sequence ATTAAAGGGGACGCATTATACAGCGGGAAGGCCAAAACGGTCTATGCGACGACGGACCCGAAGCGCTACATCGTCAAGTTCAGGGACGACGTGACCGCGGGCGACGGGGCAAAAAAGGCCAACATGAAGGGCAAGGGGTACTACAACGCCCAGATATCGGCGAAGCTGTTCAAGCTGCTTGCCGATAACGGCATCAGCACTCACTATATCAAGATGGTCTCCGAGGACGAGATGCTCGTGCACGCCTGCGACATGGTCAAGATCGAGGTCATCCCCAGGAACTACGCCGCCGGCTCCATCGTCAGGAAGTACGGCTTCAAGGAGGGCCAGAAGTTCGACCCGACCCTGATCGTCATGGACTACAAGAACGACGCGGCCCACGATCCCATGCTCAACGACGACATCGCCATCGCCCTGGGCATCGCCAGCGACAAGGAGATCCGCAAGATCAGGAAGATCTCCCTCAGGGTGAACGAGATCCTGCAGCAGTTCTTCGACGAGAGGGGCCTGCTCCTCCCGGACTTCAAGCTCGAGTTCGGCAAGGTGGACAAGAAGATCGTCGTGGCGGACGAGATATCGCCGGACACCATGCGCCTCTGGAAGAAGGACACCCGCCAGAGCCTGGACAAGGACGTGTTCAGGTTCGACAAGGGCGACCTTATGGCCGCTTACGACGAGGCCGCGAAGCTCATCGTCCCCGAGATATTCAAGTAA